One window of Alosa sapidissima isolate fAloSap1 chromosome 21, fAloSap1.pri, whole genome shotgun sequence genomic DNA carries:
- the hsf1 gene encoding heat shock factor protein 1 isoform X4, translating to MEYHGGGAGAVLVSGSNVPAFLTKLWTLVEDPETDPLICWSPSGSSFHVFDQGRFSKEVLPKYFKHNNMASFVRQLNMYGFRKVVHIEQGGLVKPEKDDTEFQHPYFIRGQEHLLENIKRKVTNVSNIKQEDVRLSTDEISKVLSDVQQMRGRQESMDSKLSAMKQENEALWREVASLRQKHAQQQKVVNKLIQFLITLVQSNRVMGMKRKMPLMLNDSTSAHSLPKYSRQYSLEPSPAISAPSTGFSAANLFASDGLLKTGPIISDITDLAQTSPVTSEWIEDSERISPLVHIKEEPSSPTTTHDSEVDEVCPVEVEVGTMPPDTPLSPTTFINSILQENEPTTATGTANATTSLAPAAPVLAPTSSAHDAPPGSPRCLSLACIDRTELHDHLDNIDNGLENLQSILNAQSINFESSPLFDIFSSSSINTDFDLDSLATIQELLSDSPKDAPSSNNSTNAGKQLVQYTAQPVLLSDPINTDVPGEDLPMLLELERDNYFGQDPAEDPTISLLSGDYQVVTPDDPKLT from the exons ATGGAGTACCATGGTGGTGGAGCTGGTGCGGTCTTGGTCAGTGGTAGTAATGTTCCTGCTTTTCTGACGAAACTTTGGACGTTGGTTGAGGATCCTGAAACTGACCCTCTAATATGCTGGAGCCCA AGTGGAAGCAGTTTTCACGTATTTGACCAAGGCCGCTTCTCCAAAGAGGTGCTTCCGAAATACTTCAAACACAACAACATGGCTAGCTTCGTCCGCCAGCTCAACATGT ATGGCTTCCGTAAAGTCGTTCATATAGAACAGGGAGGTTTGGTGAAACCAGAGAAAGATGACACAGAATTTCAGCATCCCTATTTTATACGTGGACAGGAGCACCTATTGGAAAACATAAAACGAAAAGTTACAAAT gtGTCAAATATTAAACAAGAGGATGTCCGGCTGAGCACGGACGAGATCAGCAAAGTGCTCAGCGACGTGCAGCAGATGCGGGGCAGGCAGGAGAGCATGGACAGCAAGCTCAGTGCAATGAAACA gGAGAATGAGGCACTGTGGAGGGAGGTGGCCAGCCTGAGGCAGAAGCACGCGCAGCAGCAGAAAGTCGTCAATAAG CTCATCCAGTTCCTCATAACCCTGGTGCAGTCCAACAGAGTGATGggaatgaaaagaaaaat GCCCCTGATGTTGAATGACAGCACCTCCGCTCACTCGCTGCCCAAGTACTCTCGGCAGTACTCTCTAGAACCTTCCCCGGCTATCTCG gctCCCTCTACTGGTTTCTCGGCTGCAAATCTCTTCGCCTCGGACGGACTGCTTAAGACAGGCCCAATCATCTCTGACATCACAGACTTGGCCCAGACCAGTCCGGTTACCTCGGAGTGGATCGAGGACAG TGAAAGGATAAGCCCGCTGGTGCACATCAAGGAGGAGCCGTccagccccaccaccacccacgaCTCGGAGGTGGACGAGGTGTGTccggtggaggtggaggtgggcaCGATGCCCCCAGACACGcctctctcccccaccaccTTCATCAACTCCATCCTGCAAGAGAACGAGCCGACCACCGCTACTGGCACGGCCAACGCCACCACGTCCCTGGCCCCTGCGGCTCCGGTCCTCGCCCCCACCTCTTCAGCCCACGATGCACCGCCGGGCAGTCCTAGGTGCCTCAGCCTCGCCTGCATCGATAG AACGGAACTCCATGACCACCTGGATAACATTGATAACGGCTTGGAGAACCTACAGTCCATCCTGAATGCCCAGTCCATCAACTTTGAGTCCTCGCCTCTCTTTGAT ATCTTCAGTTCCTCCTCCATAAACACAGACTTTGACTTGGACAGCCTGGCCACT ATCCAGGAGCTCCTCTCCGATTCGCCCAAGGATGCTCCGTCAAGCAATAACTCCACAAACGCAG GGAAGCAGCTTGTCCAGTACACCGCCCAGCCTGTTCTCCTGAGCGACCCGATCAACACAGACGTACCAGGGGAGGACCTGCCCATGTTACTGGAGCTCGAAAGGGACAATTACTTTGGCCAGGACCCTGCCGAGGACCCtaccatctctcttctctctggcgACTATCAAGTGGTTACACCGGACGACCCCAAACTCACCTAA
- the hsf1 gene encoding heat shock factor protein 1 isoform X1 yields the protein MEYHGGGAGAVLVSGSNVPAFLTKLWTLVEDPETDPLICWSPSGSSFHVFDQGRFSKEVLPKYFKHNNMASFVRQLNMYGFRKVVHIEQGGLVKPEKDDTEFQHPYFIRGQEHLLENIKRKVTNVSNIKQEDVRLSTDEISKVLSDVQQMRGRQESMDSKLSAMKQENEALWREVASLRQKHAQQQKVVNKLIQFLITLVQSNRVMGMKRKMPLMLNDSTSAHSLPKYSRQYSLEPSPAISAPSTGFSAANLFASDGLLKTGPIISDITDLAQTSPVTSEWIEDSSERISPLVHIKEEPSSPTTTHDSEVDEVCPVEVEVGTMPPDTPLSPTTFINSILQENEPTTATGTANATTSLAPAAPVLAPTSSAHDAPPGSPRCLSLACIDSSPQMSEVYHLFPSPTSSSLHPRLLPGTELHDHLDNIDNGLENLQSILNAQSINFESSPLFDIFSSSSINTDFDLDSLATIQELLSDSPKDAPSSNNSTNAGKQLVQYTAQPVLLSDPINTDVPGEDLPMLLELERDNYFGQDPAEDPTISLLSGDYQVVTPDDPKLT from the exons ATGGAGTACCATGGTGGTGGAGCTGGTGCGGTCTTGGTCAGTGGTAGTAATGTTCCTGCTTTTCTGACGAAACTTTGGACGTTGGTTGAGGATCCTGAAACTGACCCTCTAATATGCTGGAGCCCA AGTGGAAGCAGTTTTCACGTATTTGACCAAGGCCGCTTCTCCAAAGAGGTGCTTCCGAAATACTTCAAACACAACAACATGGCTAGCTTCGTCCGCCAGCTCAACATGT ATGGCTTCCGTAAAGTCGTTCATATAGAACAGGGAGGTTTGGTGAAACCAGAGAAAGATGACACAGAATTTCAGCATCCCTATTTTATACGTGGACAGGAGCACCTATTGGAAAACATAAAACGAAAAGTTACAAAT gtGTCAAATATTAAACAAGAGGATGTCCGGCTGAGCACGGACGAGATCAGCAAAGTGCTCAGCGACGTGCAGCAGATGCGGGGCAGGCAGGAGAGCATGGACAGCAAGCTCAGTGCAATGAAACA gGAGAATGAGGCACTGTGGAGGGAGGTGGCCAGCCTGAGGCAGAAGCACGCGCAGCAGCAGAAAGTCGTCAATAAG CTCATCCAGTTCCTCATAACCCTGGTGCAGTCCAACAGAGTGATGggaatgaaaagaaaaat GCCCCTGATGTTGAATGACAGCACCTCCGCTCACTCGCTGCCCAAGTACTCTCGGCAGTACTCTCTAGAACCTTCCCCGGCTATCTCG gctCCCTCTACTGGTTTCTCGGCTGCAAATCTCTTCGCCTCGGACGGACTGCTTAAGACAGGCCCAATCATCTCTGACATCACAGACTTGGCCCAGACCAGTCCGGTTACCTCGGAGTGGATCGAGGACAG CAGTGAAAGGATAAGCCCGCTGGTGCACATCAAGGAGGAGCCGTccagccccaccaccacccacgaCTCGGAGGTGGACGAGGTGTGTccggtggaggtggaggtgggcaCGATGCCCCCAGACACGcctctctcccccaccaccTTCATCAACTCCATCCTGCAAGAGAACGAGCCGACCACCGCTACTGGCACGGCCAACGCCACCACGTCCCTGGCCCCTGCGGCTCCGGTCCTCGCCCCCACCTCTTCAGCCCACGATGCACCGCCGGGCAGTCCTAGGTGCCTCAGCCTCGCCTGCATCGATAG TTCTCCACAGATGTCTGAAGTCTATCACCTTTTCCCCAGCCCCACCTCCTCGTCTCTTCACCCCCGACTTCTCCCAGG AACGGAACTCCATGACCACCTGGATAACATTGATAACGGCTTGGAGAACCTACAGTCCATCCTGAATGCCCAGTCCATCAACTTTGAGTCCTCGCCTCTCTTTGAT ATCTTCAGTTCCTCCTCCATAAACACAGACTTTGACTTGGACAGCCTGGCCACT ATCCAGGAGCTCCTCTCCGATTCGCCCAAGGATGCTCCGTCAAGCAATAACTCCACAAACGCAG GGAAGCAGCTTGTCCAGTACACCGCCCAGCCTGTTCTCCTGAGCGACCCGATCAACACAGACGTACCAGGGGAGGACCTGCCCATGTTACTGGAGCTCGAAAGGGACAATTACTTTGGCCAGGACCCTGCCGAGGACCCtaccatctctcttctctctggcgACTATCAAGTGGTTACACCGGACGACCCCAAACTCACCTAA
- the hsf1 gene encoding heat shock factor protein 1 isoform X5, which translates to MEYHGGGAGAVLVSGSNVPAFLTKLWTLVEDPETDPLICWSPSGSSFHVFDQGRFSKEVLPKYFKHNNMASFVRQLNMYGFRKVVHIEQGGLVKPEKDDTEFQHPYFIRGQEHLLENIKRKVTNVSNIKQEDVRLSTDEISKVLSDVQQMRGRQESMDSKLSAMKQENEALWREVASLRQKHAQQQKVVNKLIQFLITLVQSNRVMGMKRKMPLMLNDSTSAHSLPKYSRQYSLEPSPAISAPSTGFSAANLFASDGLLKTGPIISDITDLAQTSPVTSEWIEDSSERISPLVHIKEEPSSPTTTHDSEVDEVCPVEVEVGTMPPDTPLSPTTFINSILQENEPTTATGTANATTSLAPAAPVLAPTSSAHDAPPGSPRCLSLACIDSSPQMSEVYHLFPSPTSSSLHPRLLPGTELHDHLDNIDNGLENLQSILNAQSINFESSPLFDIFSSSSINTDFDLDSLATIQELLSDSPKDAPSSNNSTNAVPRPRYKSSNKQGSSLSSTPPSLFS; encoded by the exons ATGGAGTACCATGGTGGTGGAGCTGGTGCGGTCTTGGTCAGTGGTAGTAATGTTCCTGCTTTTCTGACGAAACTTTGGACGTTGGTTGAGGATCCTGAAACTGACCCTCTAATATGCTGGAGCCCA AGTGGAAGCAGTTTTCACGTATTTGACCAAGGCCGCTTCTCCAAAGAGGTGCTTCCGAAATACTTCAAACACAACAACATGGCTAGCTTCGTCCGCCAGCTCAACATGT ATGGCTTCCGTAAAGTCGTTCATATAGAACAGGGAGGTTTGGTGAAACCAGAGAAAGATGACACAGAATTTCAGCATCCCTATTTTATACGTGGACAGGAGCACCTATTGGAAAACATAAAACGAAAAGTTACAAAT gtGTCAAATATTAAACAAGAGGATGTCCGGCTGAGCACGGACGAGATCAGCAAAGTGCTCAGCGACGTGCAGCAGATGCGGGGCAGGCAGGAGAGCATGGACAGCAAGCTCAGTGCAATGAAACA gGAGAATGAGGCACTGTGGAGGGAGGTGGCCAGCCTGAGGCAGAAGCACGCGCAGCAGCAGAAAGTCGTCAATAAG CTCATCCAGTTCCTCATAACCCTGGTGCAGTCCAACAGAGTGATGggaatgaaaagaaaaat GCCCCTGATGTTGAATGACAGCACCTCCGCTCACTCGCTGCCCAAGTACTCTCGGCAGTACTCTCTAGAACCTTCCCCGGCTATCTCG gctCCCTCTACTGGTTTCTCGGCTGCAAATCTCTTCGCCTCGGACGGACTGCTTAAGACAGGCCCAATCATCTCTGACATCACAGACTTGGCCCAGACCAGTCCGGTTACCTCGGAGTGGATCGAGGACAG CAGTGAAAGGATAAGCCCGCTGGTGCACATCAAGGAGGAGCCGTccagccccaccaccacccacgaCTCGGAGGTGGACGAGGTGTGTccggtggaggtggaggtgggcaCGATGCCCCCAGACACGcctctctcccccaccaccTTCATCAACTCCATCCTGCAAGAGAACGAGCCGACCACCGCTACTGGCACGGCCAACGCCACCACGTCCCTGGCCCCTGCGGCTCCGGTCCTCGCCCCCACCTCTTCAGCCCACGATGCACCGCCGGGCAGTCCTAGGTGCCTCAGCCTCGCCTGCATCGATAG TTCTCCACAGATGTCTGAAGTCTATCACCTTTTCCCCAGCCCCACCTCCTCGTCTCTTCACCCCCGACTTCTCCCAGG AACGGAACTCCATGACCACCTGGATAACATTGATAACGGCTTGGAGAACCTACAGTCCATCCTGAATGCCCAGTCCATCAACTTTGAGTCCTCGCCTCTCTTTGAT ATCTTCAGTTCCTCCTCCATAAACACAGACTTTGACTTGGACAGCCTGGCCACT ATCCAGGAGCTCCTCTCCGATTCGCCCAAGGATGCTCCGTCAAGCAATAACTCCACAAACGCAG TGCCACGACCAAGATACAAGTCCTCAAATAAGCAG GGAAGCAGCTTGTCCAGTACACCGCCCAGCCTGTTCTCCTGA
- the hsf1 gene encoding heat shock factor protein 1 isoform X3 has protein sequence MEYHGGGAGAVLVSGSNVPAFLTKLWTLVEDPETDPLICWSPSGSSFHVFDQGRFSKEVLPKYFKHNNMASFVRQLNMYGFRKVVHIEQGGLVKPEKDDTEFQHPYFIRGQEHLLENIKRKVTNVSNIKQEDVRLSTDEISKVLSDVQQMRGRQESMDSKLSAMKQENEALWREVASLRQKHAQQQKVVNKLIQFLITLVQSNRVMGMKRKMPLMLNDSTSAHSLPKYSRQYSLEPSPAISAPSTGFSAANLFASDGLLKTGPIISDITDLAQTSPVTSEWIEDSSERISPLVHIKEEPSSPTTTHDSEVDEVCPVEVEVGTMPPDTPLSPTTFINSILQENEPTTATGTANATTSLAPAAPVLAPTSSAHDAPPGSPRCLSLACIDRTELHDHLDNIDNGLENLQSILNAQSINFESSPLFDIFSSSSINTDFDLDSLATIQELLSDSPKDAPSSNNSTNAGKQLVQYTAQPVLLSDPINTDVPGEDLPMLLELERDNYFGQDPAEDPTISLLSGDYQVVTPDDPKLT, from the exons ATGGAGTACCATGGTGGTGGAGCTGGTGCGGTCTTGGTCAGTGGTAGTAATGTTCCTGCTTTTCTGACGAAACTTTGGACGTTGGTTGAGGATCCTGAAACTGACCCTCTAATATGCTGGAGCCCA AGTGGAAGCAGTTTTCACGTATTTGACCAAGGCCGCTTCTCCAAAGAGGTGCTTCCGAAATACTTCAAACACAACAACATGGCTAGCTTCGTCCGCCAGCTCAACATGT ATGGCTTCCGTAAAGTCGTTCATATAGAACAGGGAGGTTTGGTGAAACCAGAGAAAGATGACACAGAATTTCAGCATCCCTATTTTATACGTGGACAGGAGCACCTATTGGAAAACATAAAACGAAAAGTTACAAAT gtGTCAAATATTAAACAAGAGGATGTCCGGCTGAGCACGGACGAGATCAGCAAAGTGCTCAGCGACGTGCAGCAGATGCGGGGCAGGCAGGAGAGCATGGACAGCAAGCTCAGTGCAATGAAACA gGAGAATGAGGCACTGTGGAGGGAGGTGGCCAGCCTGAGGCAGAAGCACGCGCAGCAGCAGAAAGTCGTCAATAAG CTCATCCAGTTCCTCATAACCCTGGTGCAGTCCAACAGAGTGATGggaatgaaaagaaaaat GCCCCTGATGTTGAATGACAGCACCTCCGCTCACTCGCTGCCCAAGTACTCTCGGCAGTACTCTCTAGAACCTTCCCCGGCTATCTCG gctCCCTCTACTGGTTTCTCGGCTGCAAATCTCTTCGCCTCGGACGGACTGCTTAAGACAGGCCCAATCATCTCTGACATCACAGACTTGGCCCAGACCAGTCCGGTTACCTCGGAGTGGATCGAGGACAG CAGTGAAAGGATAAGCCCGCTGGTGCACATCAAGGAGGAGCCGTccagccccaccaccacccacgaCTCGGAGGTGGACGAGGTGTGTccggtggaggtggaggtgggcaCGATGCCCCCAGACACGcctctctcccccaccaccTTCATCAACTCCATCCTGCAAGAGAACGAGCCGACCACCGCTACTGGCACGGCCAACGCCACCACGTCCCTGGCCCCTGCGGCTCCGGTCCTCGCCCCCACCTCTTCAGCCCACGATGCACCGCCGGGCAGTCCTAGGTGCCTCAGCCTCGCCTGCATCGATAG AACGGAACTCCATGACCACCTGGATAACATTGATAACGGCTTGGAGAACCTACAGTCCATCCTGAATGCCCAGTCCATCAACTTTGAGTCCTCGCCTCTCTTTGAT ATCTTCAGTTCCTCCTCCATAAACACAGACTTTGACTTGGACAGCCTGGCCACT ATCCAGGAGCTCCTCTCCGATTCGCCCAAGGATGCTCCGTCAAGCAATAACTCCACAAACGCAG GGAAGCAGCTTGTCCAGTACACCGCCCAGCCTGTTCTCCTGAGCGACCCGATCAACACAGACGTACCAGGGGAGGACCTGCCCATGTTACTGGAGCTCGAAAGGGACAATTACTTTGGCCAGGACCCTGCCGAGGACCCtaccatctctcttctctctggcgACTATCAAGTGGTTACACCGGACGACCCCAAACTCACCTAA
- the hsf1 gene encoding heat shock factor protein 1 isoform X2 gives MEYHGGGAGAVLVSGSNVPAFLTKLWTLVEDPETDPLICWSPSGSSFHVFDQGRFSKEVLPKYFKHNNMASFVRQLNMYGFRKVVHIEQGGLVKPEKDDTEFQHPYFIRGQEHLLENIKRKVTNVSNIKQEDVRLSTDEISKVLSDVQQMRGRQESMDSKLSAMKQENEALWREVASLRQKHAQQQKVVNKLIQFLITLVQSNRVMGMKRKMPLMLNDSTSAHSLPKYSRQYSLEPSPAISAPSTGFSAANLFASDGLLKTGPIISDITDLAQTSPVTSEWIEDSERISPLVHIKEEPSSPTTTHDSEVDEVCPVEVEVGTMPPDTPLSPTTFINSILQENEPTTATGTANATTSLAPAAPVLAPTSSAHDAPPGSPRCLSLACIDSSPQMSEVYHLFPSPTSSSLHPRLLPGTELHDHLDNIDNGLENLQSILNAQSINFESSPLFDIFSSSSINTDFDLDSLATIQELLSDSPKDAPSSNNSTNAGKQLVQYTAQPVLLSDPINTDVPGEDLPMLLELERDNYFGQDPAEDPTISLLSGDYQVVTPDDPKLT, from the exons ATGGAGTACCATGGTGGTGGAGCTGGTGCGGTCTTGGTCAGTGGTAGTAATGTTCCTGCTTTTCTGACGAAACTTTGGACGTTGGTTGAGGATCCTGAAACTGACCCTCTAATATGCTGGAGCCCA AGTGGAAGCAGTTTTCACGTATTTGACCAAGGCCGCTTCTCCAAAGAGGTGCTTCCGAAATACTTCAAACACAACAACATGGCTAGCTTCGTCCGCCAGCTCAACATGT ATGGCTTCCGTAAAGTCGTTCATATAGAACAGGGAGGTTTGGTGAAACCAGAGAAAGATGACACAGAATTTCAGCATCCCTATTTTATACGTGGACAGGAGCACCTATTGGAAAACATAAAACGAAAAGTTACAAAT gtGTCAAATATTAAACAAGAGGATGTCCGGCTGAGCACGGACGAGATCAGCAAAGTGCTCAGCGACGTGCAGCAGATGCGGGGCAGGCAGGAGAGCATGGACAGCAAGCTCAGTGCAATGAAACA gGAGAATGAGGCACTGTGGAGGGAGGTGGCCAGCCTGAGGCAGAAGCACGCGCAGCAGCAGAAAGTCGTCAATAAG CTCATCCAGTTCCTCATAACCCTGGTGCAGTCCAACAGAGTGATGggaatgaaaagaaaaat GCCCCTGATGTTGAATGACAGCACCTCCGCTCACTCGCTGCCCAAGTACTCTCGGCAGTACTCTCTAGAACCTTCCCCGGCTATCTCG gctCCCTCTACTGGTTTCTCGGCTGCAAATCTCTTCGCCTCGGACGGACTGCTTAAGACAGGCCCAATCATCTCTGACATCACAGACTTGGCCCAGACCAGTCCGGTTACCTCGGAGTGGATCGAGGACAG TGAAAGGATAAGCCCGCTGGTGCACATCAAGGAGGAGCCGTccagccccaccaccacccacgaCTCGGAGGTGGACGAGGTGTGTccggtggaggtggaggtgggcaCGATGCCCCCAGACACGcctctctcccccaccaccTTCATCAACTCCATCCTGCAAGAGAACGAGCCGACCACCGCTACTGGCACGGCCAACGCCACCACGTCCCTGGCCCCTGCGGCTCCGGTCCTCGCCCCCACCTCTTCAGCCCACGATGCACCGCCGGGCAGTCCTAGGTGCCTCAGCCTCGCCTGCATCGATAG TTCTCCACAGATGTCTGAAGTCTATCACCTTTTCCCCAGCCCCACCTCCTCGTCTCTTCACCCCCGACTTCTCCCAGG AACGGAACTCCATGACCACCTGGATAACATTGATAACGGCTTGGAGAACCTACAGTCCATCCTGAATGCCCAGTCCATCAACTTTGAGTCCTCGCCTCTCTTTGAT ATCTTCAGTTCCTCCTCCATAAACACAGACTTTGACTTGGACAGCCTGGCCACT ATCCAGGAGCTCCTCTCCGATTCGCCCAAGGATGCTCCGTCAAGCAATAACTCCACAAACGCAG GGAAGCAGCTTGTCCAGTACACCGCCCAGCCTGTTCTCCTGAGCGACCCGATCAACACAGACGTACCAGGGGAGGACCTGCCCATGTTACTGGAGCTCGAAAGGGACAATTACTTTGGCCAGGACCCTGCCGAGGACCCtaccatctctcttctctctggcgACTATCAAGTGGTTACACCGGACGACCCCAAACTCACCTAA
- the hsf1 gene encoding heat shock factor protein 1 isoform X6: MEYHGGGAGAVLVSGSNVPAFLTKLWTLVEDPETDPLICWSPSGSSFHVFDQGRFSKEVLPKYFKHNNMASFVRQLNMYGFRKVVHIEQGGLVKPEKDDTEFQHPYFIRGQEHLLENIKRKVTNVSNIKQEDVRLSTDEISKVLSDVQQMRGRQESMDSKLSAMKQENEALWREVASLRQKHAQQQKVVNKLIQFLITLVQSNRVMGMKRKMPLMLNDSTSAHSLPKYSRQYSLEPSPAISAPSTGFSAANLFASDGLLKTGPIISDITDLAQTSPVTSEWIEDSSERISPLVHIKEEPSSPTTTHDSEVDEVCPVEVEVGTMPPDTPLSPTTFINSILQENEPTTATGTANATTSLAPAAPVLAPTSSAHDAPPGSPRCLSLACIDSSPQMSEVYHLFPSPTSSSLHPRLLPGTELHDHLDNIDNGLENLQSILNAQSINFESSPLFDIFSSSSINTDFDLDSLATIQELLSDSPKDAPSSNNSTNAVPRPRYKSSNKQWHHQ; encoded by the exons ATGGAGTACCATGGTGGTGGAGCTGGTGCGGTCTTGGTCAGTGGTAGTAATGTTCCTGCTTTTCTGACGAAACTTTGGACGTTGGTTGAGGATCCTGAAACTGACCCTCTAATATGCTGGAGCCCA AGTGGAAGCAGTTTTCACGTATTTGACCAAGGCCGCTTCTCCAAAGAGGTGCTTCCGAAATACTTCAAACACAACAACATGGCTAGCTTCGTCCGCCAGCTCAACATGT ATGGCTTCCGTAAAGTCGTTCATATAGAACAGGGAGGTTTGGTGAAACCAGAGAAAGATGACACAGAATTTCAGCATCCCTATTTTATACGTGGACAGGAGCACCTATTGGAAAACATAAAACGAAAAGTTACAAAT gtGTCAAATATTAAACAAGAGGATGTCCGGCTGAGCACGGACGAGATCAGCAAAGTGCTCAGCGACGTGCAGCAGATGCGGGGCAGGCAGGAGAGCATGGACAGCAAGCTCAGTGCAATGAAACA gGAGAATGAGGCACTGTGGAGGGAGGTGGCCAGCCTGAGGCAGAAGCACGCGCAGCAGCAGAAAGTCGTCAATAAG CTCATCCAGTTCCTCATAACCCTGGTGCAGTCCAACAGAGTGATGggaatgaaaagaaaaat GCCCCTGATGTTGAATGACAGCACCTCCGCTCACTCGCTGCCCAAGTACTCTCGGCAGTACTCTCTAGAACCTTCCCCGGCTATCTCG gctCCCTCTACTGGTTTCTCGGCTGCAAATCTCTTCGCCTCGGACGGACTGCTTAAGACAGGCCCAATCATCTCTGACATCACAGACTTGGCCCAGACCAGTCCGGTTACCTCGGAGTGGATCGAGGACAG CAGTGAAAGGATAAGCCCGCTGGTGCACATCAAGGAGGAGCCGTccagccccaccaccacccacgaCTCGGAGGTGGACGAGGTGTGTccggtggaggtggaggtgggcaCGATGCCCCCAGACACGcctctctcccccaccaccTTCATCAACTCCATCCTGCAAGAGAACGAGCCGACCACCGCTACTGGCACGGCCAACGCCACCACGTCCCTGGCCCCTGCGGCTCCGGTCCTCGCCCCCACCTCTTCAGCCCACGATGCACCGCCGGGCAGTCCTAGGTGCCTCAGCCTCGCCTGCATCGATAG TTCTCCACAGATGTCTGAAGTCTATCACCTTTTCCCCAGCCCCACCTCCTCGTCTCTTCACCCCCGACTTCTCCCAGG AACGGAACTCCATGACCACCTGGATAACATTGATAACGGCTTGGAGAACCTACAGTCCATCCTGAATGCCCAGTCCATCAACTTTGAGTCCTCGCCTCTCTTTGAT ATCTTCAGTTCCTCCTCCATAAACACAGACTTTGACTTGGACAGCCTGGCCACT ATCCAGGAGCTCCTCTCCGATTCGCCCAAGGATGCTCCGTCAAGCAATAACTCCACAAACGCAG TGCCACGACCAAGATACAAGTCCTCAAATAAGCAG TGGCACCATCAGTAA